One genomic region from Streptomyces venezuelae encodes:
- a CDS encoding LysR family transcriptional regulator yields the protein MDRPEVPFPQLHAFVVLAEELHFGHAAARLGIAQPPLSQQIRRLEDKVGHALFSREPGRVTLTPAGRELLPAARRALTDLADGLAAARAIGSGEAGCLRVGFAASLALTVLPGLLRTFRQRFPGVHLDIREMTTAPQIAALHDRTIDIGLLREPPADEAELSFRTVLSESFVAVLPTNHPLAAQRVVRLGQLADSPFVLLPREAGPQLHDQIVELCIAEGFTPQVVQQAVEWQTVCALVEAGLGVSLAPASIRRIRLEGVAFRRIEPSTTRTRVAVAWHKNDQNPLVTNLLAILVQDPPDRH from the coding sequence ATGGACCGCCCTGAAGTCCCCTTCCCGCAGCTGCACGCCTTCGTCGTACTCGCCGAGGAACTCCACTTCGGCCACGCAGCCGCCCGCCTGGGCATCGCCCAGCCGCCGCTGAGCCAGCAGATCCGCCGCCTGGAGGACAAGGTCGGTCACGCGCTGTTCAGCCGCGAACCGGGACGTGTCACTCTCACCCCGGCGGGTCGCGAACTGCTGCCCGCCGCCCGCCGGGCCCTCACAGACCTGGCAGACGGCCTTGCCGCAGCCCGGGCCATCGGCAGCGGCGAGGCCGGCTGTCTGCGTGTCGGTTTCGCTGCTTCCCTCGCCCTGACAGTCCTGCCCGGCCTCCTGCGCACCTTCCGGCAGAGGTTCCCCGGCGTGCACCTGGACATCCGTGAGATGACCACCGCGCCACAGATCGCCGCCCTGCACGACAGAACCATCGACATCGGCCTGTTACGCGAACCCCCCGCCGACGAGGCGGAGCTCAGCTTTCGGACGGTACTCAGCGAGTCCTTCGTGGCTGTGCTCCCGACCAATCACCCCCTGGCCGCGCAACGGGTCGTTCGGCTTGGGCAGTTGGCGGACTCGCCGTTCGTGCTGCTGCCACGGGAGGCCGGCCCGCAGCTGCACGACCAGATCGTCGAACTGTGCATCGCAGAAGGTTTCACACCGCAGGTGGTCCAGCAGGCGGTGGAGTGGCAAACCGTGTGCGCGCTCGTGGAAGCCGGCCTGGGCGTCTCCCTGGCCCCGGCGAGCATCCGACGCATCCGCCTCGAAGGCGTCGCCTTCCGCAGGATCGAGCCCAGCACCACCCGCACGAGAGTCGCCGTCGCCTGGCACAAGAACGACCAAAACCCCCTGGTCACAAACCTGCTGGCGATCCTCGTCCAAGACCCGCCGGACAGGCACTAG
- a CDS encoding fasciclin domain-containing protein has protein sequence MNTSHLTRRIAAAAAAVVLPVSLGVLAPQAFAADADGPFGPGCAAVPTEGDGSFDGMADDPVATAASNNPELSTLVTAVQTAGLVDTLNKAEDITVFAPTNDAFAKIPKADLDKVLADKATLTKILTYHVVGEKVDKAALADGSFKTLQGGTLTTDGSGDAFVVNDTAKIVCGDVPTSNATVHIIDTVLMPK, from the coding sequence GTGAACACCTCGCATCTCACACGCCGCATCGCGGCCGCTGCCGCCGCCGTCGTACTCCCGGTCTCGCTGGGCGTGCTCGCTCCGCAGGCGTTCGCCGCCGACGCGGACGGACCGTTCGGCCCGGGCTGTGCCGCGGTACCCACCGAGGGTGACGGAAGCTTCGACGGCATGGCCGACGACCCGGTGGCGACCGCCGCGTCGAACAACCCGGAGCTGTCCACGCTCGTCACGGCCGTCCAGACGGCCGGTCTGGTCGACACGCTGAACAAGGCCGAGGACATCACCGTGTTCGCACCGACGAACGACGCCTTCGCGAAGATTCCGAAGGCGGACCTGGACAAGGTCCTGGCCGACAAGGCCACCCTGACCAAGATCCTCACCTACCACGTGGTGGGCGAGAAGGTCGACAAGGCCGCGCTCGCCGACGGCTCGTTCAAGACGCTCCAAGGCGGCACGCTCACCACCGACGGCTCCGGCGACGCCTTCGTCGTCAACGACACTGCCAAGATCGTCTGCGGCGACGTGCCGACCTCCAACGCCACCGTCCACATCATCGACACCGTCCTGATGCCGAAGTGA
- a CDS encoding sigma-70 family RNA polymerase sigma factor has protein sequence MAGPLWPRSRRGSTDEALIRTVYEEHGNALLAYATRLTGDRATAEDVVQETLIRAWRHADALVNGKGSVRGWLLTVARNIITDRYRAKAARPTEIAESPATPPLEDDHAEAVVDTMSMLGALDRLTPEHRDVLTELYYRERSVAETADTLGIPAGTVKSRSHYALKALRALFHEHETDQPGVPEHRSGLREVVA, from the coding sequence ATGGCCGGACCACTGTGGCCCCGTAGCAGGCGGGGCTCCACCGATGAGGCATTGATCAGGACGGTGTACGAGGAACACGGCAACGCCCTGCTCGCGTACGCGACACGGCTGACGGGCGACCGGGCCACGGCCGAGGACGTCGTCCAGGAGACCCTGATCCGGGCCTGGCGGCACGCGGACGCCCTGGTCAACGGAAAGGGATCGGTGCGCGGCTGGCTGCTCACGGTGGCCCGCAACATCATCACCGACCGGTACCGCGCCAAGGCCGCGCGGCCGACCGAGATAGCCGAGTCCCCGGCGACGCCGCCGCTGGAGGACGACCACGCCGAGGCAGTCGTGGACACGATGAGCATGCTCGGCGCGCTGGACCGGCTGACACCGGAACACCGTGACGTGCTCACGGAGCTCTACTACCGCGAGCGCAGCGTCGCCGAGACCGCCGACACCCTCGGCATCCCGGCCGGGACAGTGAAGTCCCGCTCGCACTACGCGCTGAAGGCGCTGCGCGCGTTGTTCCATGAACATGAGACCGATCAGCCGGGCGTGCCGGAACACCGGTCCGGACTGAGGGAGGTGGTGGCATGA
- a CDS encoding SMI1/KNR4 family protein, which yields MAGFEEVKATFWGEGLYGVKPPLTDAVVENAERRLGVRLPASLLEILWVQNGGVVADSWNAFPTDMPTSWSENHVPFDELMGIGRHDGRLSVLDTSYLVEEWGLPSPLVLLSGDGHCWIALDYRACGKDGEPSVTWFDVDDSLELPLAADFQVFVERLTAAASLDLDHADGNPSTSSTARRSVVSSSDSDAGTPSSGPLGDKQSIRSP from the coding sequence GTGGCGGGGTTTGAAGAGGTCAAGGCGACGTTCTGGGGCGAGGGGCTGTACGGGGTTAAGCCACCGTTGACCGACGCGGTCGTCGAAAACGCCGAGCGTCGGCTCGGTGTCCGTCTGCCGGCATCCTTGCTGGAGATCCTGTGGGTGCAGAACGGCGGTGTGGTGGCGGACTCGTGGAACGCGTTCCCGACCGATATGCCGACGTCGTGGAGCGAGAATCATGTTCCGTTTGACGAGTTGATGGGTATCGGCCGTCACGACGGCCGGTTGTCTGTGCTGGACACCTCCTACTTGGTTGAAGAGTGGGGCCTGCCTTCGCCGCTGGTTCTGCTGTCCGGGGATGGTCACTGCTGGATCGCTCTCGACTACCGGGCCTGTGGGAAGGACGGGGAGCCGTCCGTGACCTGGTTCGATGTGGACGACAGCCTGGAACTCCCGCTGGCTGCGGACTTCCAAGTGTTCGTCGAACGGCTCACTGCGGCCGCGTCGCTCGATCTCGATCACGCGGACGGCAACCCGTCGACGTCAAGCACGGCGAGGCGCTCCGTGGTCTCGTCATCGGACAGCGACGCAGGCACACCATCGTCAGGTCCTCTCGGTGACAAGCAGTCGATCAGGTCCCCCTGA
- a CDS encoding SCO0930 family lipoprotein, whose protein sequence is MTNLNKLTIAAAGTALLLGLTACGTQESGAGSAVPAPAGASASTGSGSGSDGYGATPSGGAKAAASGPLATRQDPSLGTVVTDAAGFTLYRFDKDTAKPSASNCDGDCAKAWPPVPAGSTQPGDVEASRTGSVDRADGTKQLTIAGWPVYRFAKDTAPGQTNGQGVGGTWFAVTPDGKKAGATAPEADEDGTGEPLPALSLRNDDRLGRIIQDGKGRTLYRFTKDTAWPMKSNCEGACLEKWRPAKPVDVNDIDGIDPKKLIVLTRPDGTKQLTVDCWPLYWFTGDKTPGDTNGQGVGGTWFAVTADGKLAK, encoded by the coding sequence ATGACGAACCTGAACAAGCTCACCATCGCCGCAGCCGGAACCGCACTCCTCCTCGGCCTGACGGCCTGCGGAACGCAGGAGAGCGGCGCCGGGTCCGCGGTCCCGGCCCCGGCCGGCGCGAGCGCCTCGACGGGCAGCGGCAGCGGGTCCGACGGCTACGGCGCCACGCCTTCCGGCGGGGCGAAGGCCGCGGCGTCCGGCCCCCTGGCGACCCGTCAGGACCCCAGTCTTGGCACGGTGGTGACGGACGCGGCCGGGTTCACGCTCTACCGCTTCGACAAGGACACCGCCAAGCCCTCCGCCTCGAACTGCGACGGCGACTGCGCGAAGGCCTGGCCGCCGGTCCCTGCCGGCAGCACCCAGCCGGGAGACGTCGAGGCGTCCCGTACCGGCTCGGTGGATCGGGCCGACGGCACGAAGCAGCTGACGATCGCGGGCTGGCCCGTCTACCGCTTCGCCAAGGACACCGCCCCCGGCCAGACCAACGGACAGGGCGTCGGCGGCACCTGGTTCGCCGTCACCCCCGACGGCAAGAAGGCGGGCGCCACCGCACCCGAAGCCGACGAGGACGGCACCGGAGAGCCGCTGCCCGCACTCTCGCTCCGCAACGACGACCGGCTCGGCCGGATCATCCAGGACGGCAAGGGCCGCACCCTGTACCGCTTCACCAAGGACACGGCCTGGCCGATGAAGTCCAACTGCGAGGGCGCCTGCCTGGAGAAGTGGCGCCCCGCCAAGCCCGTCGACGTGAACGACATCGACGGCATCGACCCCAAGAAGCTGATCGTCCTCACCCGCCCCGACGGCACCAAGCAGCTCACCGTCGACTGCTGGCCGCTGTACTGGTTCACCGGCGACAAGACCCCCGGTGACACCAACGGACAGGGGGTAGGCGGCACGTGGTTCGCCGTCACGGCCGACGGCAAGCTGGCGAAGTGA
- a CDS encoding DUF1996 domain-containing protein, translating into MGREHRMPMLLVCLILAGALAACALSATRTGGSHAAPSAGPAPEDYVDLRTVTPTPPAPQPGPDGSAGSFTVDCGRNEEGHYNQDNLVVSPGLPGGAHHTHAYVGNLSTDASSTDGSLASAPTTCRDGDRSTYYWPVLRRTDRPATETHETAAGHGNAGQILQPVKVRLEFRGNPAGKVVAMPRFLRALTGDAVAFTARTDEAVRAQWGCSSLPDRSTTRYPRCPESDRLTRTLVFPSCWNGLDTRSTGQSHLRFPAANGVCPGDTFAVPELRIGLEYEALPDGVPIALDSFPEQRHSPETDHAMFVNVMAESRMTQLVGCLNDGRHCHT; encoded by the coding sequence ATGGGGAGAGAACACCGGATGCCGATGCTGCTCGTCTGCCTGATCCTGGCGGGCGCGCTCGCCGCCTGCGCCCTCAGCGCGACACGCACCGGCGGGTCTCACGCGGCACCGTCCGCCGGGCCGGCGCCCGAGGATTACGTCGACCTCCGGACCGTGACACCCACCCCACCCGCGCCTCAACCCGGCCCGGACGGCTCCGCCGGCAGTTTCACCGTCGACTGCGGGCGGAACGAGGAAGGGCACTACAACCAGGACAACCTGGTCGTCTCGCCGGGCCTGCCCGGAGGCGCCCACCACACCCATGCGTACGTGGGAAACCTGTCCACCGACGCCTCCTCCACGGACGGGAGCCTGGCGTCCGCGCCCACGACCTGCCGGGACGGGGACCGCTCCACGTACTACTGGCCCGTGTTGCGCCGCACCGACCGGCCCGCGACCGAGACGCACGAGACGGCCGCCGGACACGGGAACGCCGGCCAGATCCTCCAGCCCGTCAAAGTACGACTGGAGTTCCGCGGGAACCCGGCCGGCAAGGTGGTGGCGATGCCCCGGTTCCTGCGCGCGCTCACCGGGGACGCCGTGGCGTTCACGGCGCGCACCGACGAGGCGGTGCGGGCACAGTGGGGCTGTTCGAGCCTCCCCGACCGTTCCACCACGCGCTATCCGCGCTGCCCCGAGAGCGACCGGCTCACCCGTACGCTCGTCTTCCCGAGCTGCTGGAACGGGCTCGACACCCGCTCCACCGGCCAGTCCCATCTGCGATTCCCCGCGGCCAACGGGGTCTGCCCCGGGGACACCTTCGCCGTGCCGGAGTTGCGGATCGGCCTGGAATACGAGGCGCTGCCCGACGGCGTACCGATCGCGCTGGACTCCTTCCCGGAGCAGCGTCACAGCCCCGAGACCGATCACGCCATGTTCGTGAACGTGATGGCCGAGAGCCGCATGACGCAGCTCGTCGGCTGCCTCAACGACGGTCGCCACTGCCACACTTGA
- a CDS encoding zf-HC2 domain-containing protein: protein MNRQQHDEEVLLGPYALGVLDEADVRNVETHVAQCSTCREELVSLRELETALGEVPPEAFLDGPPQGGELMLQRTLGQMRNERAGGQRRRAALAGLAAAAALAGVFWAGTVTGTGSPPVAAPPPPLPTATGTVTPAPPPPGTRVASATDPASGTRMTVRVTPAAAWVRVHAAVTGLPPGERCTLVVVGRDGSRTTAGSWVVGAGEHSGEGKGASLDGSAAVDPKDVREIVVENEEGKRFVTVPLDA from the coding sequence ATGAACCGGCAGCAGCACGACGAGGAGGTCCTGCTCGGTCCGTACGCGCTCGGAGTGCTCGACGAGGCCGACGTCCGCAACGTCGAGACACACGTGGCCCAGTGCTCGACGTGCCGGGAGGAGCTGGTCTCGCTGCGCGAGCTGGAGACCGCGCTCGGCGAAGTACCGCCCGAGGCGTTCCTCGACGGGCCGCCCCAGGGCGGCGAACTGATGCTCCAGCGCACGCTCGGGCAGATGCGGAACGAGCGCGCGGGAGGGCAACGGCGGCGTGCGGCCCTGGCCGGCCTGGCGGCGGCCGCGGCGCTGGCCGGGGTCTTCTGGGCGGGAACGGTCACCGGGACCGGCAGCCCACCGGTCGCGGCACCACCGCCGCCCCTGCCGACGGCCACCGGAACGGTCACACCGGCTCCCCCGCCACCGGGTACAAGGGTGGCCTCGGCGACGGACCCGGCCAGCGGGACCCGGATGACGGTACGGGTCACCCCGGCGGCCGCCTGGGTGCGGGTGCACGCTGCGGTGACCGGGCTGCCGCCCGGCGAGCGCTGCACGCTCGTCGTCGTCGGGCGCGACGGCAGCCGGACCACCGCGGGCAGCTGGGTCGTGGGGGCCGGTGAGCACTCGGGCGAGGGCAAGGGCGCGTCGCTGGACGGATCGGCGGCGGTCGACCCCAAGGACGTGCGGGAGATCGTCGTCGAGAACGAGGAGGGCAAACGGTTCGTGACCGTACCCCTGGATGCCTGA
- a CDS encoding zinc-binding dehydrogenase, with protein sequence MAVLRQGADQVIDYTAGPVGASLDGRVDTVLNLVPLSAPDATALAPLVRPGGRIIPIATPIEPPSDAGVSAMHMVAHNDVAQLAAHNLSETGRTRGKVVIIP encoded by the coding sequence GTGGCGGTCCTGCGGCAGGGGGCGGACCAAGTGATCGACTACACCGCGGGGCCGGTGGGTGCCTCGCTCGACGGCCGGGTGGACACCGTGCTCAATCTGGTCCCGCTGAGCGCGCCGGACGCCACCGCTCTGGCGCCTCTGGTGCGGCCGGGCGGGAGGATCATCCCGATCGCCACCCCGATCGAGCCGCCTTCCGACGCCGGGGTGAGCGCGATGCACATGGTCGCCCACAACGATGTCGCGCAGCTGGCGGCGCATAACCTCAGCGAAACCGGTCGAACCCGAGGCAAAGTCGTCATCATTCCCTGA
- a CDS encoding RidA family protein: protein MTERRAILSGSTFEEQIGYARAVVDGDWVHVSGTTGFDYTSMTISEDVVEQAEQCLRNIEAALTEAESTFADVMRVRYLLPDREDFEPCWPVLRRCFGDVRPAATMLVCGLADPRMKIEIEVYARRATA, encoded by the coding sequence ATGACAGAGCGACGCGCGATCCTCAGCGGCTCGACCTTCGAGGAGCAGATCGGCTATGCCCGTGCCGTGGTCGACGGCGACTGGGTGCATGTGTCCGGGACGACCGGCTTCGACTACACCAGCATGACGATCTCCGAGGACGTGGTGGAGCAGGCCGAACAGTGTCTGCGCAACATCGAGGCCGCGCTGACCGAGGCCGAGTCCACCTTCGCCGACGTGATGCGGGTGCGCTACCTGCTCCCCGACCGAGAAGACTTCGAGCCCTGCTGGCCGGTCCTCCGCCGCTGCTTCGGCGATGTCCGGCCGGCCGCCACGATGCTCGTGTGCGGCCTCGCCGACCCCCGCATGAAGATCGAGATAGAGGTGTACGCGCGCCGGGCCACCGCGTAA
- a CDS encoding AAA family ATPase, whose translation MTTLFLMVGLPGAGKTTRARQLAVEYGALRLTPDDWMIPLFGEAEADGRRDVLEGRMLWLALEAVKLSTNVVLDYGCWSRAERSAIRWLVEAEGACFRMVYLPVDDETQRARIAHRWATVPQETLPMSEGDILHGRAHFEEPDAAELEGRGAAGPPPGWVGWVEWAADRWPSFA comes from the coding sequence GTGACCACGTTGTTTTTGATGGTCGGCCTGCCAGGGGCCGGCAAGACGACGAGAGCTCGGCAGCTCGCCGTGGAGTACGGCGCCCTGCGTCTGACACCCGACGATTGGATGATTCCCCTGTTCGGCGAAGCGGAGGCGGACGGGAGGCGCGACGTGCTGGAGGGGCGCATGCTCTGGCTCGCCTTGGAGGCGGTCAAGCTGAGCACCAACGTCGTCCTCGACTACGGCTGTTGGTCACGGGCCGAGCGGTCGGCGATCCGCTGGCTGGTGGAGGCCGAGGGCGCGTGCTTCCGCATGGTCTACCTGCCGGTGGACGATGAGACCCAGCGCGCTCGTATCGCACATCGCTGGGCGACCGTCCCCCAGGAGACGTTGCCCATGTCCGAGGGCGACATCCTTCACGGGCGGGCGCACTTTGAGGAGCCCGACGCGGCGGAGCTGGAGGGGCGTGGGGCAGCGGGCCCGCCGCCCGGCTGGGTCGGCTGGGTGGAGTGGGCCGCCGATCGGTGGCCGTCGTTCGCGTGA
- a CDS encoding SigE family RNA polymerase sigma factor, producing MGNGRDEAFTAFMGARYPSLLRTARLLAGSGPRAEDLVQEALLRTYRAWHRIGRLEAAEAYARTTMVRLLVKDRRRRWHAEMPSEQLPEAALPGHEDQTATGMAVRNVLLTLPPAQRAVLVLRYYHQLSEGEIAGVLGCSPGTVKSRAARALEALRNGGLLTAVSYDCDRSVDRD from the coding sequence ATGGGCAACGGAAGGGACGAGGCGTTTACGGCGTTCATGGGCGCGCGTTACCCCTCACTCCTGCGGACGGCCAGGCTGCTGGCGGGCAGTGGCCCGCGGGCCGAGGATCTCGTGCAAGAGGCGCTGCTGCGCACCTATCGCGCATGGCACCGGATCGGGAGGCTGGAAGCCGCAGAGGCGTACGCGCGCACCACGATGGTCCGGTTGCTGGTCAAGGACCGCCGACGGAGGTGGCATGCCGAGATGCCGTCCGAGCAACTGCCGGAGGCCGCTCTTCCGGGCCACGAGGACCAGACGGCAACAGGCATGGCGGTGCGCAACGTGTTACTGACTCTCCCGCCGGCTCAGCGGGCTGTGCTGGTACTGCGTTACTACCACCAGCTCAGCGAGGGAGAGATCGCCGGCGTCCTGGGCTGTTCTCCCGGCACGGTGAAGAGCCGCGCAGCCCGTGCCCTTGAGGCCCTTCGTAACGGAGGTCTTCTGACCGCCGTCTCATACGACTGTGACAGGAGTGTGGACCGTGACTGA
- a CDS encoding ricin-type beta-trefoil lectin domain protein, whose protein sequence is MRRTAALFATALLAGAAAFTAPAANATESPASAATQSTATVPGPGGVGSCTEAGMSATCTGLDPMQTWSVGGTCASYDFSTGSYTFSQAWSGWVTGDTTTSASCFGTGMWWGGGVSFGPAVPAGPVGQVTGFAGKCLDVRGGSMANKTPTQIWDCLGNVNQRWKIGADGTIRAVGVCLDIWDGRTGNGTQVHTGPCNGNAAQQWRVRSDGAIVNTKSGRCLDVRGFDSTNGNIVQIWDCNSTSNQIWHLPA, encoded by the coding sequence ATGCGCCGTACCGCCGCACTGTTCGCCACCGCCCTGCTCGCGGGAGCCGCCGCATTCACCGCACCCGCCGCCAACGCCACCGAGAGCCCCGCCTCCGCCGCTACGCAGTCCACAGCGACCGTCCCTGGCCCCGGCGGCGTCGGGAGCTGCACCGAGGCCGGCATGTCCGCCACCTGTACCGGCCTCGACCCGATGCAGACCTGGAGCGTCGGGGGCACCTGTGCGAGCTACGACTTCAGCACCGGGTCATACACCTTCTCGCAGGCGTGGAGCGGCTGGGTCACCGGCGACACCACCACCTCCGCGAGCTGCTTCGGTACGGGCATGTGGTGGGGAGGCGGCGTCTCGTTCGGACCCGCCGTTCCGGCCGGTCCGGTCGGGCAGGTCACCGGCTTCGCGGGCAAGTGCCTGGACGTACGCGGCGGCAGCATGGCCAACAAGACCCCCACGCAGATCTGGGACTGCCTCGGCAACGTCAACCAGAGGTGGAAGATCGGCGCCGACGGCACCATCCGCGCCGTCGGCGTGTGCCTGGACATCTGGGACGGCCGCACCGGCAACGGCACCCAGGTGCACACCGGCCCCTGCAACGGCAACGCCGCGCAGCAGTGGCGGGTCCGGAGCGACGGCGCGATCGTCAACACGAAGTCCGGCCGCTGCCTGGACGTCCGGGGCTTCGACAGCACCAACGGCAACATCGTGCAGATCTGGGACTGCAACAGCACCTCGAACCAGATCTGGCACCTGCCCGCCTGA
- a CDS encoding response regulator, producing MSIRVLVADDQTIIRTGLRIMLNAQPGIEVVGEAADGREAVRLARELRPEVCLFDIRMPVLDGLEATRLVAGPGVADPLAVVVITTFDLDEYVYGSLRAGARGFLLKDTGPDLLAQAVRSASDGEALIAPSVTVRLLQAFADLPAGRPVAQPVSPVTSREEQVLLAVARGLTNTEIADALHISLSTVKTHLASLMAKLGARNRVEIAMWAYETRRILPGT from the coding sequence GACCAGACGATCATCCGCACCGGGTTGCGGATCATGCTGAACGCCCAGCCCGGCATCGAGGTGGTCGGTGAGGCCGCCGACGGGCGGGAAGCGGTACGTCTGGCCCGCGAACTACGCCCCGAAGTCTGCCTGTTCGACATCCGCATGCCCGTACTCGACGGGCTCGAGGCCACCCGGCTGGTCGCCGGCCCGGGCGTCGCCGACCCGCTGGCCGTGGTCGTCATCACCACGTTCGACCTCGACGAGTACGTCTACGGCTCACTGCGTGCCGGCGCCCGCGGATTCCTCCTCAAGGACACGGGACCGGACCTTCTGGCACAGGCCGTACGGTCGGCGTCCGACGGTGAGGCGCTCATCGCGCCCAGTGTCACCGTCCGTCTGCTCCAGGCATTCGCGGACCTGCCCGCCGGCCGGCCCGTGGCCCAGCCGGTCTCCCCCGTCACCTCCCGCGAGGAGCAGGTGCTCCTCGCCGTCGCTCGCGGGCTGACCAACACCGAGATCGCCGATGCACTGCACATCAGCCTCAGCACGGTGAAGACACATCTGGCCAGCCTGATGGCCAAACTCGGCGCTCGCAACCGGGTCGAGATCGCGATGTGGGCCTACGAGACGCGCCGTATCCTCCCCGGAACCTGA
- a CDS encoding PRC-barrel domain containing protein, with translation MSKFDIWGYHPNAGYQQGVDIVGYKVEATDGGIGKISKHSEDVGASYLVVDTGVWIFGKHVLLPAGTIRLIDTAAETVYVDRTKDQIKDAPEFDEAKHAGDPDYLEQFARYYRQPHM, from the coding sequence GTGAGCAAGTTCGACATCTGGGGCTACCACCCGAACGCGGGCTACCAGCAGGGGGTCGACATCGTCGGCTACAAGGTCGAGGCCACCGACGGCGGCATCGGGAAGATCAGCAAGCACTCCGAGGATGTCGGTGCCTCTTACCTCGTCGTCGACACCGGGGTGTGGATCTTCGGCAAGCACGTGCTGCTGCCCGCCGGGACGATCAGGCTGATCGACACTGCCGCGGAGACGGTCTACGTCGACCGGACGAAGGACCAGATCAAGGACGCCCCCGAGTTCGACGAGGCGAAGCACGCCGGCGATCCCGACTACCTGGAGCAGTTCGCCCGGTACTACCGGCAGCCGCACATGTAG
- a CDS encoding transposase — translation MGRGDPPDEQWRCGSRCCRRGTKAGRPPVRPLRQLTDGIRFRVRTGVPWRDVPVEYGPRGRIYDLFRGWQ, via the coding sequence ATGGGGCGGGGTGATCCCCCTGATGAACAGTGGCGGTGTGGGAGCCGTTGTTGCCGACGGGGTACGAAGGCGGGGCGGCCGCCTGTTCGGCCCCTGCGGCAGTTGACCGACGGCATACGGTTCCGGGTCCGAACGGGCGTTCCGTGGCGGGACGTGCCCGTCGAGTACGGCCCGCGGGGCCGGATCTACGACTTGTTCCGCGGATGGCAGTGA
- a CDS encoding alpha/beta fold hydrolase, with protein sequence MVNFVLVAGARLGAWAWGEVVPYLRAAGHGVYPLTLSGLADKRGVPAGQATHVQDVVAEVERLGLRDVVLVGHSYSGIPVGQAAERIGDRLARVVFVDSSVPTDGESFVSAWPDGGAAVEASIAENGGFWPLAPAAHYDGEGLTDEQIARLVRGSTPHPGATLTEPAVLAGPLGELPATYILCVMPGAEPDDAEPDDDVAELLNSERWRLVKMDTGHWPMFSQPRELAQILLNAAVE encoded by the coding sequence ATGGTGAATTTCGTGCTGGTTGCAGGTGCGCGGCTCGGGGCGTGGGCGTGGGGCGAGGTGGTGCCGTATCTGCGTGCGGCCGGCCACGGCGTCTATCCGTTGACGCTGTCCGGTCTTGCTGACAAGCGGGGTGTACCGGCGGGGCAAGCGACTCACGTCCAGGACGTCGTTGCCGAGGTGGAACGCCTGGGTCTGCGTGACGTGGTCCTGGTGGGTCACAGCTACTCGGGCATCCCGGTCGGTCAGGCCGCGGAGCGGATCGGTGACCGACTGGCCCGCGTGGTATTCGTCGACTCAAGTGTTCCAACCGACGGCGAGTCGTTTGTCTCCGCCTGGCCGGACGGCGGGGCGGCAGTGGAGGCATCGATCGCCGAGAACGGAGGGTTCTGGCCGCTCGCGCCAGCTGCTCATTACGACGGCGAAGGTCTCACCGATGAGCAGATCGCACGCCTCGTGCGTGGCTCGACGCCTCACCCAGGTGCCACGCTGACCGAGCCCGCTGTGCTGGCGGGGCCGCTCGGTGAACTTCCGGCGACATACATCCTGTGCGTGATGCCGGGGGCCGAGCCAGACGACGCCGAGCCGGACGACGATGTGGCCGAGCTGCTGAACAGCGAGCGGTGGCGGCTGGTCAAGATGGACACCGGCCACTGGCCGATGTTCTCCCAGCCGCGCGAGCTGGCGCAGATTCTCCTCAATGCTGCCGTGGAGTGA
- a CDS encoding ester cyclase — MNADEKNMNLVRTAYAAMESGDLEACVELLAEDFTAHLPGAPHPVHGREVWRAGAQAMRDGFPDLRITVEDMFGAGDKVAVRVRFDGTHRGNFQGLEATGRPVGFRSVEIYRIEGERLAEEWVAPDMLSLMGQIAPEPVAR, encoded by the coding sequence ATGAACGCCGACGAGAAGAACATGAACCTGGTGCGTACGGCCTACGCGGCGATGGAGAGCGGCGACCTGGAGGCCTGCGTCGAGCTGCTGGCGGAGGACTTCACCGCCCACCTGCCGGGGGCGCCCCACCCGGTGCATGGCCGGGAGGTCTGGAGGGCGGGGGCCCAGGCCATGCGGGACGGCTTCCCCGACCTGAGGATCACGGTCGAGGACATGTTCGGCGCCGGTGACAAGGTGGCGGTGCGGGTCCGTTTCGACGGAACGCACCGGGGGAATTTCCAGGGGCTGGAGGCAACGGGCCGGCCGGTCGGATTCCGCAGCGTCGAGATCTACCGGATCGAGGGCGAGAGGCTCGCCGAGGAATGGGTGGCCCCCGACATGCTCAGCCTCATGGGGCAGATCGCACCCGAGCCCGTCGCACGATGA